From a single Micromonospora sp. WMMD1102 genomic region:
- a CDS encoding tetratricopeptide repeat protein, which translates to MADSAPEVGAGVTAFGAWVRAGRLELGWTQEEFADQSGLSVRTVRNLEAGRGGTPRPDTRRLAIAALSPTDHDRTTPVPPVRPAQLPADIPGFTGRAEQLRRLDALLDADPADSAGAVPISLITGTAGVGKSALAVHWAHRVADRFPDGQLYVNLRGYNPSGPALRFDEAVRAFLDALEVPPERLPHSVDAQAGLYRSLLAGKRVLVVLDNARDPEQVRGLLPGTAGCLVVITSRDQLTGLVVSEAAVPLRLDQLTEGEARSLLAHRLSRSRVAAESAAVDLIVALSARLPLALAIVAGRAATAAELPLATLADEMRQSRGRLDAFVSEDPSTDVRAVFSWSYHRLSQGAARLFRLLGLHPGPHICVPAAASLAGVTVPEARRLLTELTCRHLFTEHSPGRYTTHELLQAYAAELVRNDEPDGDRDEAVQRMLDHYLHTAHRAATLLFPETIKLAGPQQGVVPEEIVDDRAALDWFATEHHVLLAIVDRAETVGSDTHVWQLAWSLETYFDFRGYWHDLAATQEQAVAAASRLADPTAQAHAYRGLGGAHLRMGRYDTADRHHRSALDLFTGLADRSGQARSHRGLAWLCSQRDRHAEALEHNWQALSCYEEVDNRAGQASTLNSVGYSLALTGDHRQAVGYCRRALAMLREIGDQHSEAATWDSLGYAYHHLGENAKAIECYRRALDLHRMFGERYFEAIVLTHLGEAYDGSGQPEAAGQALRQAQEILAGLGRTADGEFRD; encoded by the coding sequence ATGGCGGATTCAGCACCGGAAGTCGGGGCGGGTGTCACCGCGTTCGGTGCGTGGGTCCGGGCAGGACGGCTGGAACTCGGCTGGACCCAGGAAGAGTTCGCGGACCAGTCCGGGCTCAGTGTCCGCACGGTCCGCAACCTCGAGGCCGGTCGGGGTGGAACTCCTCGGCCGGACACCCGCCGGCTGGCCATCGCGGCACTGTCGCCGACCGACCACGACCGGACCACGCCGGTGCCCCCGGTGCGGCCGGCCCAGCTGCCGGCCGACATCCCCGGCTTCACCGGCCGGGCCGAACAGCTGCGCCGGCTCGACGCCCTCCTGGACGCCGACCCGGCGGACTCGGCGGGGGCGGTGCCGATCTCGCTGATCACGGGTACGGCCGGGGTCGGCAAGAGTGCGCTGGCGGTGCACTGGGCACACCGGGTCGCGGACCGCTTCCCCGACGGGCAGCTCTACGTCAACCTGCGCGGATACAACCCGAGCGGTCCCGCGCTGCGCTTCGACGAGGCGGTGCGCGCCTTCCTCGACGCGTTGGAGGTGCCGCCGGAGCGGCTTCCGCACAGCGTCGACGCGCAGGCGGGCCTGTACCGGAGCCTCCTCGCGGGCAAGCGGGTACTGGTGGTGCTGGACAACGCCCGGGACCCGGAGCAGGTCCGCGGACTGCTGCCCGGCACGGCCGGCTGCCTGGTGGTGATCACCAGCCGCGACCAGCTCACCGGCCTGGTCGTGTCCGAGGCGGCGGTTCCACTGCGCCTGGACCAGCTCACCGAAGGCGAGGCGCGGTCGCTGCTGGCCCACCGGTTGAGTCGGAGCCGCGTCGCCGCGGAATCGGCCGCGGTCGACCTGATCGTCGCGCTCAGTGCCCGGCTGCCGCTCGCGCTGGCCATCGTGGCCGGTCGGGCCGCCACGGCCGCGGAACTTCCCCTCGCCACGCTTGCCGACGAGATGCGACAGAGCCGGGGCCGCCTGGACGCGTTCGTCAGCGAAGATCCGAGTACGGACGTACGGGCCGTCTTCTCCTGGTCCTACCACCGGCTCAGCCAGGGGGCGGCCCGGCTGTTCCGCCTGCTGGGCCTGCATCCGGGACCGCACATCTGCGTGCCCGCCGCGGCCAGCCTGGCCGGTGTCACCGTCCCGGAGGCGCGACGCCTGCTGACCGAGCTGACCTGCCGGCACCTCTTCACCGAGCACTCGCCCGGCCGGTACACGACCCACGAACTGCTCCAGGCGTACGCCGCCGAACTCGTCCGGAACGACGAGCCGGACGGCGACCGTGACGAGGCCGTGCAGCGGATGCTCGACCACTACCTGCACACCGCGCACCGGGCCGCGACGCTGCTCTTCCCCGAGACGATCAAGCTGGCGGGACCGCAGCAGGGGGTCGTCCCGGAGGAGATCGTGGACGACCGCGCCGCCCTCGACTGGTTCGCGACCGAGCACCACGTGCTGCTGGCGATCGTCGACCGGGCGGAGACGGTGGGCTCGGACACGCATGTCTGGCAGTTGGCCTGGTCTCTGGAGACGTACTTCGACTTCCGGGGTTACTGGCACGACCTGGCCGCGACCCAGGAGCAGGCGGTGGCCGCCGCCTCCCGGTTGGCTGATCCGACCGCACAGGCCCACGCGTACCGAGGTCTCGGCGGTGCCCACCTCCGGATGGGCCGGTACGACACGGCCGACCGCCATCACCGGTCGGCCCTCGACCTGTTCACCGGACTCGCCGACCGCAGCGGACAGGCCCGGAGCCACCGCGGTCTGGCCTGGCTCTGTTCCCAGCGGGACCGCCACGCCGAGGCGCTGGAACACAACTGGCAGGCGTTGAGCTGCTACGAGGAGGTCGACAACCGGGCCGGCCAGGCGAGCACGCTCAACTCGGTCGGCTACAGCCTGGCCCTCACCGGCGACCACCGGCAGGCGGTCGGCTACTGCCGACGTGCGCTCGCGATGCTCCGGGAGATCGGCGACCAGCACAGCGAGGCGGCCACCTGGGACAGTCTCGGTTACGCCTACCACCACCTCGGCGAGAACGCGAAGGCGATCGAGTGCTACCGGCGCGCTCTGGACCTGCACCGGATGTTCGGCGAACGCTACTTCGAGGCGATCGTCCTCACCCACCTGGGCGAGGCGTACGACGGGTCCGGGCAGCCGGAAGCGGCCGGACAGGCGCTACGGCAGGCGCAGGAGATCCTCGCCGGTCTGGGTCGCACGGCCGACGGTGAGTTCCGCGACTGA
- a CDS encoding nitroreductase family protein, producing MTSPRPAGAAPGTATADYLRVHRDTPRGPRRPPLFKQYPGSVRIPLPWPAAPHPGRFAGSLALLGSLASAYAPTRFQFYTTAAMATLGGFPATNTAPTLRGGVRRAVPSGGAYYPAELYLAVTGGFAPGPGVYHYDATHHTLETLATDDPQASLRAALGRAPTPYTLLVSCRMWKNASTYGAFGYRLGCLDTGALAGQLLHRAPDGTDLRLVFDDRTLDALLGLDPDIESVYAVVLAGPPPAAPPAPAPHADAPAAAAPQRPAPGANAVRGLESDLELRAAAHPSAVRLHHASLRGATADRARDVPTSDAFRRSPGRDGPTAADRWRRPAESGRRIDLPEPLALPESLDPARADAALRSAVRFTGDAMTVRQLGTLLAWLLTGYRCDITGTRAGAGRLAAYCLPSRVTGLAPGPYAYDPATHSLRSAPGGDGHGFTPTGVLGGLRTATARLFLFADTDPGRRGYGDRWYRMQHVLAGIAVQRCRLAASAVGIGCRPVSDHDSAAVRAMFGVPRGQVDVVQLLVGPAAPRAGVVDIGLSGQPEGRGA from the coding sequence ATGACGTCACCGCGGCCGGCCGGAGCAGCGCCCGGCACGGCAACCGCCGACTACCTGCGGGTGCACCGCGACACCCCCCGGGGGCCTCGCCGACCGCCACTGTTCAAGCAGTACCCGGGAAGCGTCCGGATCCCCCTGCCCTGGCCGGCGGCACCCCACCCGGGCCGGTTCGCCGGGTCGCTGGCGCTGCTCGGGTCGCTGGCCTCGGCATACGCGCCCACCCGATTCCAGTTCTACACGACGGCCGCGATGGCCACGCTCGGCGGCTTCCCCGCCACGAACACCGCCCCGACCCTGCGCGGCGGCGTGCGGCGGGCGGTGCCGTCCGGCGGTGCCTACTATCCGGCCGAGCTGTATCTGGCGGTGACCGGCGGGTTCGCGCCGGGGCCCGGCGTCTACCACTACGACGCGACGCACCACACCCTGGAGACGCTGGCCACCGACGATCCGCAGGCGTCGCTGCGGGCCGCGCTCGGCCGCGCGCCCACGCCGTACACCCTGCTCGTCTCCTGCCGGATGTGGAAGAACGCGTCGACCTACGGTGCGTTCGGCTACCGCCTCGGCTGTCTGGACACCGGCGCCCTCGCCGGCCAGCTCCTGCACCGGGCGCCCGACGGGACCGACCTGCGCCTCGTCTTCGACGACCGGACCCTCGACGCCCTGCTCGGGCTGGATCCCGACATCGAGTCGGTCTACGCAGTCGTCCTCGCCGGCCCCCCACCAGCCGCGCCGCCCGCCCCGGCACCGCACGCCGACGCGCCCGCTGCGGCGGCGCCGCAGCGGCCGGCGCCGGGCGCGAACGCGGTTCGAGGGCTGGAGTCCGATCTCGAGCTGCGTGCCGCCGCGCATCCCAGCGCGGTACGGCTGCATCACGCGAGTCTGCGCGGCGCTACGGCCGACCGCGCCCGGGACGTCCCTACCTCGGACGCCTTCCGCCGGTCGCCGGGGCGGGACGGCCCGACCGCCGCCGACCGGTGGCGACGCCCAGCCGAGTCCGGGCGGAGAATCGACCTGCCCGAGCCGCTCGCCCTGCCCGAGTCACTCGACCCCGCGAGGGCGGACGCGGCACTCCGGTCGGCCGTCCGGTTCACCGGTGACGCGATGACGGTCCGGCAACTCGGCACGCTGCTGGCGTGGCTGCTGACCGGATACCGCTGCGACATCACCGGCACCCGGGCCGGGGCGGGGCGGCTGGCGGCCTACTGCCTCCCGAGCCGGGTGACCGGGCTGGCTCCCGGACCCTACGCGTACGATCCGGCGACGCACAGCCTCCGGTCCGCCCCAGGCGGGGACGGACACGGGTTCACCCCGACCGGCGTCCTGGGCGGCCTGCGCACGGCCACCGCCCGGCTGTTCCTCTTCGCCGACACCGACCCGGGACGGCGCGGGTACGGCGACCGCTGGTACCGGATGCAGCACGTGCTGGCCGGCATCGCGGTACAGCGGTGCCGCCTTGCCGCCAGCGCGGTGGGTATCGGGTGCCGGCCGGTCTCCGACCACGACTCCGCCGCGGTGCGGGCGATGTTCGGAGTGCCGCGCGGGCAGGTCGACGTCGTCCAGCTGCTGGTCGGTCCGGCCGCCCCGCGAGCCGGTGTCGTCGACATCGGCCTGTCCGGCCAGCCGGAGGGTCGGGGGGCATGA
- a CDS encoding glycosyltransferase family 2 protein: MPSSQEVDGRTSDGPFLSVVIPTFHDSQCLALTLDSLTRQRLDAELFEVIVVGDGDTVDDQVGKSIAARGYRYLGLPEHVGRAAARNHGVTAAQGRVVVFLDSDSFADPDLLARHHEFHRSADTPRVLVGKRWEIDWPVLDRILRAGAMDLATLPAESADMRFPEPTPPERIAELMRTPWLFAYTNNISVPREVLVSAGMFDEAFGTRWGFEDLELFYRVYLELGRRSAAFHYDDRATCYHLPHYRPNIGMYQDYYANMAVAKQKHPCYEWEFTGLVQPAQAADRIRRYQASFAATAGEPAWRAARAWRRSGLDTVVAAADRPATQPHPRVLVIGLGTEELDLPDGAETFDLGRPRSATNPHLLGFATHYPDRAFDVVVNVNLWRWLGVHDISRYLGESLRIAGTSVLVHSADARLPAGVSGVDDVEYFVRMLAQHLDTSVEHRDPDCVVTVRATA, from the coding sequence ATGCCTTCCAGTCAGGAGGTCGACGGGCGGACGTCCGACGGCCCGTTCCTGAGCGTCGTGATCCCCACGTTCCACGACTCGCAGTGCCTCGCCCTCACCCTCGACTCGCTGACCCGGCAACGGCTGGACGCCGAACTGTTCGAGGTGATCGTGGTGGGTGACGGCGACACGGTCGACGACCAGGTCGGCAAGTCGATCGCCGCCCGGGGTTACCGGTACCTCGGGCTGCCGGAGCACGTAGGACGCGCCGCCGCCCGCAACCACGGCGTGACGGCCGCACAGGGGCGGGTGGTCGTCTTCCTGGACAGCGACTCGTTCGCCGACCCGGACCTGTTGGCCCGACACCACGAGTTCCACCGGAGCGCCGACACGCCGCGGGTACTGGTCGGCAAGCGCTGGGAGATCGACTGGCCGGTGCTCGACCGGATCCTCCGGGCCGGTGCGATGGACCTGGCGACGCTGCCGGCGGAGAGCGCGGACATGCGGTTTCCCGAGCCGACGCCGCCGGAGCGGATCGCGGAACTGATGCGGACCCCCTGGCTGTTCGCCTACACCAACAACATCTCGGTGCCCCGGGAGGTGCTGGTCTCCGCCGGCATGTTCGACGAGGCGTTCGGCACCAGGTGGGGCTTCGAGGACCTGGAGTTGTTCTACCGGGTCTACCTCGAACTGGGCCGCCGGTCGGCCGCGTTCCACTACGACGACCGCGCCACCTGCTACCACCTGCCGCACTACCGGCCCAACATCGGGATGTACCAGGACTACTACGCGAACATGGCGGTGGCCAAACAGAAGCACCCCTGCTACGAGTGGGAGTTCACCGGGCTCGTCCAGCCGGCGCAGGCGGCCGACCGGATCCGGCGGTACCAGGCGAGCTTCGCCGCGACCGCCGGGGAACCGGCGTGGCGGGCCGCCCGAGCCTGGCGACGCTCCGGCCTGGACACGGTCGTCGCCGCCGCCGACCGCCCCGCGACACAGCCCCACCCGCGGGTCCTGGTGATCGGTCTGGGCACCGAGGAACTCGACCTGCCGGACGGTGCGGAGACGTTCGACCTCGGACGGCCCCGTTCGGCGACCAACCCGCACCTGCTGGGCTTCGCCACGCACTATCCGGACCGGGCCTTCGACGTCGTCGTCAACGTCAACCTCTGGCGCTGGCTCGGCGTGCACGACATCAGCCGGTACCTGGGAGAGTCGCTTCGGATCGCCGGCACGAGCGTGCTCGTGCACTCCGCCGACGCCCGGCTGCCGGCCGGTGTCTCCGGGGTGGACGACGTCGAGTACTTCGTCCGGATGCTGGCACAGCACCTGGACACGTCGGTCGAGCACCGGGATCCGGACTGCGTCGTCACGGTACGGGCGACGGCGTGA
- a CDS encoding aspartate aminotransferase family protein, with translation MSESVASRDHVLSTAPRRFLPQVPVVGAEGSWLWLADGRRLLDFHGQHMCIGIGHRHPKLTAALHDAVDRLDYVADFFPSEQKDRAARLIVEETMAGSPWAGAVRFVSSGSEATEVAIMIARLFQNRPLIVTRDLAYHGWTAGAADVTGVGMLRNGFTPAGGTSRPVPGGQPQPSAPAPICVSCPLGRTYPGCKDADGTLACVTATERVIRSAGVDRVAAFITEIWHGAGAFLVPDEYVGQIRDLTRRLGVLWIDDEAISGMGRTGRWWAFQHHGVQPDIMTAAKGLGSSAVPVGACVVSREIADYFATGFWGHSSTFAGHPLAMAAVAATLEIMIEEDVVARVASLGDVVRDRLADMVARHPSAASVGGRGLVWGIELVRDPETGRRWVPEDRWRSPGLDPLDGFQPAGFVVGECARNGVLLLSYAPNTVTIAPPLRISDEELEIGLDAVDAALHRLDELAAA, from the coding sequence GTGAGCGAGTCCGTCGCGAGCCGCGACCACGTGTTGTCGACTGCGCCGCGACGATTCCTGCCCCAGGTGCCGGTCGTCGGCGCCGAGGGTTCCTGGCTGTGGTTGGCCGACGGAAGGCGGTTGCTGGACTTCCACGGGCAACACATGTGCATCGGGATCGGTCACCGCCACCCGAAGCTGACCGCCGCCCTGCACGACGCCGTCGACCGGCTGGACTACGTCGCCGACTTCTTCCCGTCCGAGCAGAAGGACCGGGCGGCACGGCTGATCGTCGAGGAGACCATGGCCGGATCCCCGTGGGCCGGCGCGGTGCGCTTCGTCTCGTCGGGCTCGGAGGCGACCGAGGTGGCGATCATGATCGCGCGGCTCTTCCAGAACCGTCCGCTGATCGTGACCCGCGACCTCGCGTACCACGGGTGGACCGCCGGTGCCGCCGACGTGACGGGGGTCGGCATGCTGCGCAACGGCTTCACGCCGGCCGGTGGCACCAGCCGGCCGGTGCCGGGCGGTCAGCCGCAGCCCTCGGCGCCGGCGCCGATCTGCGTCTCCTGCCCGCTCGGCCGGACCTACCCCGGATGCAAGGACGCCGACGGGACGCTTGCCTGCGTCACCGCGACCGAGCGGGTGATCAGATCGGCCGGAGTGGACCGGGTCGCCGCGTTCATCACCGAGATCTGGCACGGGGCCGGCGCCTTCCTGGTGCCCGACGAGTACGTGGGGCAGATCCGCGACCTCACCCGGCGGCTCGGGGTGTTGTGGATCGACGACGAGGCGATCTCCGGAATGGGCCGGACCGGACGGTGGTGGGCGTTCCAGCACCACGGCGTGCAGCCCGACATCATGACCGCGGCAAAGGGACTGGGCAGCTCGGCCGTACCCGTCGGCGCCTGCGTGGTGAGCCGGGAGATCGCGGACTACTTCGCCACCGGCTTCTGGGGCCACAGCTCGACGTTCGCCGGACATCCGCTCGCGATGGCCGCCGTCGCGGCGACCCTGGAAATCATGATCGAGGAGGACGTCGTCGCCCGCGTCGCGTCCCTCGGCGACGTCGTCCGGGACCGGTTGGCCGACATGGTGGCCCGGCACCCGTCCGCCGCGAGCGTCGGCGGCCGAGGGCTGGTCTGGGGGATCGAGCTGGTCCGTGACCCGGAGACCGGACGGCGGTGGGTGCCGGAGGACAGGTGGCGCAGCCCCGGCCTCGACCCGCTGGACGGGTTCCAGCCCGCGGGTTTCGTCGTCGGCGAGTGCGCGCGCAACGGGGTCCTCCTGTTGAGCTACGCACCGAACACCGTCACGATCGCGCCGCCACTGCGGATCAGCGACGAGGAACTGGAGATCGGGCTGGACGCTGTCGACGCTGCCCTGCACCGGCTCGACGAACTGGCGGCGGCGTGA
- a CDS encoding TOMM precursor leader peptide-binding protein, translated as MRPKLREDCVYVAVEEGVYLETATGQLLLPGEVTFQLLDRIAPYLDGERTLASLTAPLPDSARTAVLTLVEALSAAGMVRDVDLDLPHQLTPAEREQYAEEIAFVEVDGGSGAHRFERFRAGRVLVVGDGPLPVAVLDTLWRIGLRTVSVAVSDPAGTVEVEAALRETLAQDPARGIDVVDASLWSDAGAPAPEALVGYDGVVHCASTPMLGRAALVSRAAGLAKVPVVNAVVTAGTAWIGPIGADPVRECWECGWLRLLGAMDAADATWSAHQLVDRPEAPAERYLSRPLIGLIAAVTAFGHFRSATRAGLGQRAELVRLDLRTAESEVHRFLPHPLCPSHRPGPPVWAAPLGGTAGHRDTPAAEALSQAAVEVADDRLGPLLGLTEGPYQQLPLRVVEATFADPCAAGAGPIRVVGAADTDEDARRRAVVLGCELAAERLAAHPSAAAGKPPSTAAGRPPAGAADRPPAGGAGVRVAAGAGSTWPEAVGRALLRHCHRLTAASQDRPGSADPPPPEAVPLVASTDLPLASAALLLDSSLTTVDLSSASGVHAVGVFGRGKLLASASALTGAVATRTALETAVLRLQGVTAAADIPPDLDPAGEGGTAWARALPGLVAHLAERGWRTTVAAIDVDPALNRLVPHLVAADLAPLGETPC; from the coding sequence GTGAGGCCCAAGTTGCGGGAGGACTGCGTCTACGTCGCGGTCGAGGAGGGCGTCTACCTGGAGACGGCGACCGGGCAGCTGCTGCTGCCGGGCGAGGTGACCTTCCAGCTGTTGGACCGGATCGCACCGTACCTGGACGGCGAACGCACCCTTGCCTCGCTCACCGCACCGCTGCCCGACTCGGCGCGCACCGCGGTGCTCACCCTGGTCGAGGCGCTGTCCGCGGCGGGCATGGTGCGCGACGTCGACCTGGACCTGCCACACCAGCTCACCCCGGCCGAGCGGGAGCAGTACGCCGAGGAGATCGCCTTCGTGGAGGTGGACGGCGGCTCCGGTGCCCACCGGTTCGAGCGGTTCCGGGCCGGGCGGGTCCTGGTCGTCGGCGACGGTCCCCTGCCGGTCGCCGTGCTGGACACGCTCTGGCGGATCGGGCTGCGGACGGTCAGCGTCGCGGTGAGCGATCCGGCCGGTACCGTCGAGGTGGAGGCGGCGCTGCGCGAGACGCTGGCCCAGGACCCGGCGCGTGGGATCGACGTGGTCGACGCGAGCCTCTGGTCCGACGCGGGGGCACCGGCACCGGAGGCTTTGGTCGGATACGACGGAGTGGTCCACTGTGCCTCCACGCCGATGCTCGGCCGGGCGGCGCTGGTCAGCCGGGCGGCCGGGCTGGCGAAGGTCCCGGTGGTGAACGCGGTCGTCACCGCCGGCACCGCGTGGATCGGCCCGATCGGCGCCGACCCGGTCCGGGAGTGCTGGGAGTGTGGTTGGCTTCGCCTGTTGGGGGCGATGGACGCCGCCGACGCCACCTGGTCGGCGCATCAGCTCGTCGACCGGCCGGAGGCGCCGGCCGAGCGGTACCTGTCGCGGCCCCTGATCGGCCTGATCGCGGCGGTGACGGCGTTCGGCCACTTCCGCTCCGCCACCCGGGCGGGGCTGGGGCAGCGTGCCGAGCTGGTCCGGTTGGACCTGCGGACGGCCGAGTCGGAGGTGCACCGGTTCCTGCCGCACCCGCTGTGCCCGAGCCACCGGCCCGGGCCTCCGGTCTGGGCCGCACCGCTCGGCGGCACCGCCGGGCACCGCGACACCCCGGCCGCCGAGGCGTTGTCCCAGGCCGCGGTCGAGGTGGCCGACGACCGCCTCGGCCCGTTGCTCGGGCTCACCGAAGGCCCGTACCAGCAGTTGCCGCTCCGGGTGGTCGAGGCGACCTTCGCCGACCCCTGCGCGGCGGGCGCCGGCCCGATCCGGGTCGTCGGTGCCGCCGACACCGACGAGGACGCCCGGCGCAGGGCGGTCGTGCTCGGCTGCGAACTCGCCGCCGAGCGCCTCGCGGCGCATCCATCCGCCGCGGCGGGCAAGCCCCCGTCCACCGCGGCGGGTAGGCCCCCGGCCGGCGCGGCGGATAGGCCCCCGGCCGGCGGTGCCGGCGTGCGGGTCGCCGCCGGCGCCGGCTCGACCTGGCCGGAGGCGGTCGGCCGGGCGTTGCTGCGGCACTGCCACCGGCTCACCGCGGCTTCCCAGGACCGGCCGGGTTCCGCCGACCCGCCGCCACCGGAGGCGGTCCCGCTCGTGGCGTCGACGGACCTCCCCCTCGCGTCCGCTGCGCTGTTGCTCGACAGTTCGCTGACCACCGTCGACCTGTCGTCGGCGTCCGGGGTGCACGCGGTCGGCGTGTTCGGCCGGGGGAAGCTGCTGGCCAGCGCATCCGCGCTGACCGGGGCGGTGGCCACGCGTACCGCCCTGGAGACGGCCGTGCTCCGCCTTCAGGGCGTCACCGCCGCCGCCGACATCCCGCCAGATCTCGACCCGGCCGGCGAGGGCGGCACCGCCTGGGCGCGGGCGCTGCCGGGCCTGGTGGCCCACCTCGCCGAGCGGGGATGGCGGACCACCGTCGCTGCGATCGACGTCGACCCGGCGCTGAACCGCCTGGTCCCCCACCTCGTCGCGGCCGACCTCGCACCCCTGGGAGAGACGCCGTGCTGA
- a CDS encoding TOMM precursor leader peptide-binding protein — protein sequence MLTGRPAGTVLVTGSGALATEVRAALRRSLPPPGGQRTAALALQVAVGIDLADSDVNHRAARHGPPVLAVRVVADAVEIGPLVVPGEPGCLECVRRRADGARRAGTATARKIASARDELRWSGLPSWVLAGVGALVADEVGTLGLPGTDRSAVADPPRSRQTVLRVATASLRTSRHRFLPVAACQTCGGLPEDTATAAVFPTRPNLKADPDGFRLGPINGAELLDRFVDERTGVVAGVELHLGGETPVSAARVSPVCEAETVGYGRTVDRTTSVTVSILEGLERRAGLQPGGKRTVTRSSYADLAPGTAVDPVSLGLPTWSPSGRSGYVDYTPDLRMNWVYGYSFGRRAPVLLPESYAYYGVHGGRRFAFECSNGCALGGSLAEAVLHGIFEIAERDAFLATWYARLPAPRVDPGTATDLTVRLLVDRMERAGLAVHVFDTTMPEGVPAWWVMLVNEDGHPEHPMVYCGAGAGLDPEGALRSALFEAVNGIGFMRRQLHTPEAVERAHAMLADPDLVEAMEDHALLYALPEAWPRFGFLYRDAELHSVAEAFPPAQRYVPSPDLTDDLHHLVDRYLRSGLDVVAVDTTPPELRAAGLYAAKVVIPGTFPMTFGHRHRRAEMLPRLRTAPVRLGHRTEPLPDEEVNPHPHPFP from the coding sequence GTGCTGACCGGCCGACCGGCCGGCACCGTCCTGGTCACCGGCTCGGGCGCCCTCGCGACCGAGGTCCGGGCCGCGCTGCGCCGGTCGCTACCACCCCCCGGCGGACAGCGGACCGCCGCCCTGGCCCTCCAGGTGGCCGTCGGAATCGACCTCGCCGACTCGGACGTCAACCACCGCGCGGCCCGGCACGGCCCGCCGGTGCTCGCCGTCCGGGTCGTCGCGGACGCCGTCGAGATCGGCCCGTTGGTGGTACCCGGCGAGCCGGGCTGTCTGGAGTGCGTACGGCGCCGGGCGGACGGAGCGCGGCGGGCCGGCACGGCGACGGCCCGGAAGATCGCCTCGGCCCGCGACGAATTGCGCTGGTCCGGGCTCCCGTCCTGGGTGCTGGCCGGGGTCGGCGCGCTCGTCGCGGACGAGGTGGGCACGCTCGGGCTGCCCGGCACCGACCGGAGTGCCGTCGCCGACCCGCCGCGCAGCCGACAGACGGTGCTGCGGGTCGCCACCGCGTCGTTGCGGACCAGTCGGCACCGCTTCCTGCCGGTGGCCGCGTGCCAGACCTGCGGCGGCCTGCCCGAGGACACCGCGACGGCGGCGGTCTTCCCCACCCGGCCGAACCTGAAGGCCGACCCCGACGGCTTCCGGCTCGGCCCGATCAACGGTGCCGAACTGCTCGACCGCTTCGTCGACGAACGCACCGGCGTGGTGGCCGGCGTCGAGCTGCACCTCGGCGGCGAGACGCCGGTGAGCGCGGCCCGGGTCAGCCCGGTGTGCGAGGCCGAGACCGTCGGCTACGGGCGCACCGTCGACCGGACGACGAGCGTGACGGTGTCGATCCTGGAGGGACTGGAACGCCGGGCCGGTCTCCAGCCCGGCGGGAAGCGCACGGTCACCCGGTCCAGTTACGCGGATCTCGCCCCCGGCACCGCGGTCGACCCGGTCTCGCTCGGCCTGCCGACCTGGTCGCCGTCGGGCCGGAGCGGCTACGTCGACTACACCCCGGACCTGCGGATGAACTGGGTGTACGGGTACTCGTTCGGGCGCCGGGCGCCGGTGCTGCTGCCCGAGTCCTATGCCTACTACGGGGTCCACGGGGGGCGACGGTTCGCGTTCGAGTGCTCCAACGGGTGTGCGCTGGGCGGCAGCCTGGCGGAGGCGGTACTGCACGGCATCTTCGAGATCGCCGAGCGGGACGCGTTCCTGGCCACCTGGTACGCCCGGCTGCCGGCCCCCCGCGTCGACCCGGGTACCGCCACCGACCTGACCGTACGACTGCTGGTGGACCGGATGGAGCGGGCCGGCCTGGCCGTGCACGTCTTCGACACCACGATGCCGGAGGGCGTTCCTGCCTGGTGGGTGATGTTGGTGAACGAGGACGGCCACCCGGAGCATCCGATGGTCTACTGCGGGGCGGGGGCGGGTCTCGACCCCGAGGGAGCGCTCCGCTCCGCGCTGTTCGAGGCCGTCAACGGCATCGGTTTCATGCGGCGCCAGCTGCACACCCCGGAGGCGGTCGAGCGGGCGCACGCGATGCTCGCCGACCCCGACCTGGTGGAGGCGATGGAGGACCACGCCCTGCTCTACGCCCTTCCCGAGGCATGGCCACGGTTCGGGTTCCTCTACCGCGACGCCGAGCTGCACAGTGTGGCGGAGGCGTTCCCGCCGGCGCAGCGGTACGTCCCGAGCCCCGACCTGACCGACGACCTCCACCACCTGGTCGACCGCTACCTGCGGTCGGGCCTGGACGTCGTCGCGGTGGACACCACCCCGCCGGAACTCCGCGCCGCCGGTCTGTACGCGGCGAAGGTCGTCATCCCCGGCACGTTCCCGATGACCTTCGGGCACCGGCACCGGCGGGCCGAGATGCTGCCCCGGCTGCGCACCGCACCGGTCCGGCTCGGACACCGCACCGAGCCGCTGCCCGACGAGGAGGTGAATCCCCATCCACACCCGTTCCCGTGA